Genomic DNA from Bacteroidota bacterium:
AGCCGCGTAACAGCTAACTTTGCCTGGTGGCTTCGCGCATCTTTGGCCCGCGCGTTAATAACTTTCTCCACTTGTGCGAACCGCGATCCTACCACATCTTCGTGGCCATGAATCACCATCTGGGGTGTGTAGAGCGTTGCGCCTCCAAGGGCTGTCACATAATCCCCTTGCCGCTCCGTCCATGCTGCGTCAGAAAATGGATCTTTCCAGCCGAGGTAATTCCAATAGTCTACATGGAAAGACAACGGAATGACATGTGCTTGCCATTCAGGCGATTGCGCCAGGGATTTCAGGTATTTATCAGCCGGCGGACAGCTAGAGCAGCCCTGTGAAGTAAACAACTCCACCACTACGGGGCCGTGTACAGTTTCCGGTGCCGTAAATGTACCCGAAAATACTTTAGGGGCAAAGCCGGCGCCCGTAATAACGACAACCAGCAGTAATACCAGCACAACACCCGCCAACAATAATCCTGTACGCACAATAATACCTCTATACTTTTTCCAAACTACAAACTTCCCCAACAGTAGCCTCCGGCCTACGGAACCGGACACAAACCCAGTGCGATCTGCCAGAGAAAAGAAATAACAATCAGACCAAAAACAACGTAATAGAATCCTTTATGCTGTGTGAAGACATCCATGGTATTAACGTGTTGATGCTGAAAGCACTACGATTGTCTGTAGTATAAACGACACGAGCGTTACATGGTTTATGTGTAATCATGTCCCACATTATGCGCAGCAGCACCTCGGCTCTCCCCTGCTGGGGCAACATCACCTGTGTACAACACAGCAATAACATCTACGCTTTATTTCTTATGGAACCGGCAATTGATCCTGTACTGATCGCTGTAATGCGTTTGGCGGAGCATGGTGTGCATACAACCGCTACGCTGGCTGTCAACGGCGCAGTCCTGAGCGGACGCATCATTGGGCAGCAAAGCTACCTCCTTAAAATAAGGAAACAGTTCAATTCGCACGTGCACGAGGAGAACATGCCGGGCCTGCTGGAAATACTTGGCCTCTTTGAAGAAGTGTCAGCTGAAACGGACGAAATGTTTTTGCACCTCGAAGAAGCAGCAATTCTTGATGGCACCCCTGCCCCGCAACGAACCGAAGGCTTTTGGCGGATACGTCTTTCGGAAATTGATGGATTTAGCTTCGGGAAATAGCAGCCGATAACGGAAAGTGCATATTGGCTTTTATCAATTTCTTATTCGCACAAGGTTTATAACGAATGGACGACACTTCCCCCCAGGGCAAGCAACAGTTCAACATACCGTCGTCCGCACGTTCGTTATTGAAAGATGAATTTGCAGACACGTTTAACACCCTGCAGGAGCATTGTGCCTTCCTGGATGAACGCATAGATACCCTGTCGTCAAAACTCGTGTCACTGGAAAAAGTCCTGGCTGAAGAACGTGGTGTACGTACGTCTCTTGAACAGGCACTTGCAGCCGAGAAAGTAAAAACGCGTGCTGCCGAGGAAGTCCGCAGCCAGTTTCTCGACAATATGAGTCATGAGTTGCGCACGCCGTTAAATGGCATCCTGGGCATGACCCAACTGCTCCTCGACATGCCAATCAACTTTGAAATCAAAGATTGCGCGCAATCCATTCATGAGTCCGGACAGCTCCTCGAACATGTCATCAGTCACCTCCTGGACTATTCCCGCTTACTTCAAGGCGATTTCCCCCTGCAGTCTGATACGTTCCATCTGCTTGAGCAAATAGAAGCTGTTGTACAGCAACATGCAATAACAGCTTTCCAAAAAGGCCTGGATCTTGAATTACAGTTGGAAAAAGAACTCCTGTGTGTGATACAGGCCGATCAGCATCGCTTTCGACAGGTGATCACGCTCGTGCTTCAAAACGCCTTAAAGTTCACAGCCAGTGGCCAGGTACAGGTTGCTGCTTGCATACAAGGGGTTGACGACGAGGCCATGTACCATCTCCGCATCACCGACACCGGCATCGGTATTGAGGAGCATTTACTACCGCTTGTTTATGAGCCTTTTTGGCAAGCAGAACGGTCTTATGCCCGCACCTACGGTGGCCTGGGCCTGGGTCTATCCCTTTGTCAGCAACTCGTCCATCACATGGGAGGCAGCATCTCGATGACCAGCCAGCCAGCTGCTGGCACTTCGGTTACTGTGAAGCTACCCATCAACATACTCGAAACCCTGGACGTTAATCCCACATCAGAAACAGCCTCCCTCGGCAGTATTGGATTATACAACCTGCAAAATGGGCACGGCGAAAGCATTGCGAACTACTTGAAGTGGCTCAATCTTGTGCCTTTATGGCTGGATCCTGCAGAATTCGATACCGATACCGCTGCATCTTGTGGCTTGATCATACATCCTTATCAGGGCGATAACAGGGCCTCAGAGGATCCCCTGTGTCAATTCTATAATCAATCGCACACCGCCCCCCCGCCGCTCCGAATGGGCGTGCTCGCACACAAACAGGAAATACCTCGAAAAGAGAAAAAGGCATTTGATCTGTTTATTCAGCAACCCGTTTTGTTCACACAATTGCAGGAGACGCTGGCCTATGCCGGCACCCTCCAGACCAGGCAAAGCACAGCGGCGTATGACGCTCCGGCGCTGACTGGCACGACAGAGGTCCAAAGCATCTTGCTGATTGAACCCAATAAAATCAACCAGAAAATCCTGTCGTACATGCTGCAATCCCTTGATATGCACGTTGATGTGCTCGAAAGCCTCGACCCGTCACAAATTCCTGAAGGACACGACAGCTATCGCGCTGTCCTCATAAATACGATGATTAGCCCAACACCATCGATTGAACTATTACATGAATTGAGCCAACAAAGCAAGTTGCAGGGCATAAGCTGCATCATCGGGATCAGAGGGAAAAATGCAGGGGCAGATCCCGCAACTTTCCTACAAGCCGGCATCAGCAGATTCCTTACCCTGCCAACCAGCATTGATGCGGTCCGCACCCTGATTATGGGAGACTAGGTATTTTCTGAAAAGTAAAAAAGGGAGAGATTCTTCGCATTCGCTCAGGATACAGCTTTGTCTGTTTGACAAAGCCTAATTCACCGGCACCCCATATCTTTGTGTATATTGCTGCCCTCCACCAACAGGCAGTGCGTACAACATGCAAACTTCAACGGTCCCCCCTACCACACCTTCCCGGCTGGCATCATTGGTGTCGCGCTACGGACCCGCGTTATTTATGATCGGCGCAACCATAGGCACCGGTAGCGTCTCATCCCTTGTAGTTGCGGGCGCTGAGCAAGGCACCTCTTTGCTCTGGGCACTTATTCCTTCGTGCTTTTTCTATTGGGCGCTACTTACTAGCATGAGCCGGCTCACCCTTGCGTCCGGACAAACGTTTGTGCAAGCCGTGACCCAACAAATCGGCCGGCCGGCCGGCTTTTACCTCGTGTTGGCGATTGTAATCGGACAGTTTTCGTCTAACATTGGCGTGCTTGGCATCGTCGCGGAAGCTTTTGCGTCATGGATAGACGGCAGCTTTTTGCTCTCGGCCTTTTTCTGGAGCAGCCTGATCTATCTGATGATATTTTTTGGCAAATACAGCCTGTTCGAGAAAATACTGACCGTGTTGGTGACCATTCTTGGCTTCAGTTTCATTGTCAATTTTGCCATAATCAAACCCTCGTTCTCGACCATAGCAAGTGGATTGCTGCCCTCGATGCCAGCAGAAGGTGCGATGGTAGCAGCCGCAATGGTGGGCACTACCCTCGCCGGCAGCATCATGATTATGCGCTCGTATGTGGTCGCTGACAAAGGCTGGACGGTAGCCGACCTCCCTCACGAGCGCAAAGATGCCACGGTCTCTGCAATTTTGATTTTTGTGATTTCAGGCATCATCATGGCCTGTGCAGCCGCGACGCTCTATGCACAGGGCATTCAGGTGGAAAAAGCCATCGACATGGCCTACACGCTCCTCCCGATAGCCGGCTCCTTTGCAGCAACGCTGTTTGTGATAGGCATTGTTGCAGCCGGCCTGTCCTCAGCCTTCCCGAATGCGCTTGTTTCAATCTGGACCATCTCGGATTACTTCAACCTCGGGCGCGACCCGGCACAACTACACTTCAGACTTATTGCGCTTGTGTATTGCGGCGCCGGACTCATCGCACCGCTCGCCGGCGGCCGGCCCGTGCTCATCCAGATTGCCTCTCTAGCCATACAGGCTGTTTTTATGCCCGTGCTGGTACTGTTTATGTGGATGTTGCTCAACCGCAGCAGCATCGTAAAAAACTACACCAATACGCGAACCATGAATGTTATCTTCGGCATTGCATTCCTTTTTACCACCTTCATGGCTATTCAGGGGATCAAAGGGCTCCTTGCGCTCCTGTAAAGACGAGACCTACAGTTTTTTCAAGAAATAGTCCTGATTTAGTGGCCGCAATTTGTTAAAATGCGGCAGACCCGCTAAACCGTTTGAATACAACCAATTATGGCAAAGCAGATAGAAATCCCCAAAGGCCGGCTCTATATGGGCGGTTCGCCTGATAAAGGCATGGAAGAGCCTGTATTTATTAAATCGAGTAACCTGACCACACACGGCGTTATTGTGGGGATGACGGGCTCGGGTAAAACAGGCCTCGGTATCATCCTGCTTGAAGAGTTGCTGCTTTCCGGACGCCCCACGCTCATACTCGATCCGAAAGGCGACATGGGCAATCTCTTGCTTACGTTTCCCAAGCTTTCAGGCGGCGAATTCAAACCGTGGATTAGCGAATCTGAAGCAAAAAAGGAAGGCGTTTCTGTTGATGAACTGGCAGACAAAACGGCCGGCTTTTGGAAAAAAGGGCTCGCCGGCTGGGGTATCACCGAAGATCGCATTGCAGCCCTGCATAAGAAAGCCGATTTCAGTCTGTATACACCAGGCTCAACCGCTGGCATACCACTCAACATTGTAGGATCACTCAAGGCCCCGAAAAAGGCTTCGCACGTAGAGTTGATGCGAGATGAAATTGAAGGGTTTGTAACCAGCCTGCTTGCCCTGGTAGGTGTGCAGGGGGATGCCATTAGCAGCCGTGAGCACATTCTGCTTGCCAATCTCATCGAGCACGCGTGGAAAAACGGCCAGGACCTCGACCTGCCTTCTCTGGTTGGTCAAATCCAGGACCCGCCCCTGCGCAAGCTTGGCGTCATTGACATCGACTCTTTCTTCCCACAGAAAGACCGGCGTAAACTCGCCCTCAAAATTAACGGCCTCCTCGCCTCTCCGTCGTTTGCCACGTGGATGGAAGGGCCGGCACTGGATATCGACAAATTGCTCTATACAGAGGATGGCAAACCCAAAGCAGCCATTCTTTCCATGGCCCATCTGTCAGACGAAGAGCGTCAGTTTGTAGTGACCCTCGTGCTGTCGAAGATGATTACCTGGATGCGGACACAGCCCGGGTCAGACGACCTGAAGGCGCTTATCTATATGGATGAAGTGTTTGGTTTCGTTCCGCCAACCAAAGCACCGCCAAGCAAGAAACCGATTCTGACCATCCTCAAGCAGGCCCGCGCCTTTGGGTTGGGTATGGTGCTGTCTACGCAAAACCCGGTGGATATCGACTACAAAGCCCTGTCGAACACTGGCACCTGGATGATTGGCCGGCTGCAAACAGAGCGCGACAAAGCCCGCCTGATGGACGGCCTCTCAGCAGCCGACGGGGGCACAGACACCAAGGAAATTGAACGCCTCATCAGTGGGCTTGGCAAGCGGCAATTTATGCTGCACTCCACCAAAGGATCAGGCCCCCAGTTGTTTGGTACCCGCTGGGCCATGTCGTACCTGCGTGGCCCTATGACGCGCGATGAAATCAGCAAAATCACGGCTGATGCGCCAGAGCGTAATTACGAACCAGAAGTAGCTACCCTGGCATCAACAGCGGGTAGCGGTGCCTCTGACAGCGCATCTTCTGTGATGCCTGATGTGGCCAAGGGCCGCGCCACCTACTTCCTGCATCCAGCGGCAGACTGGCGCGCGATCAAAGACATTAAGTCGGGCAGCAGAACTTTTGCGCCGGCGGTAGCTGCCCGCGTTAAGTTGCTCTACGATGACACCAAAGCTGACCTCAGGCACACCGAAGAGTGGGAAGCCGTTATCTACCCCCTCTCACAGCAGACCTCAGCTGAGGATGCGGTGCCGGTAGACTATGACGACCGCGACCTGGTACCTGACGCCCCAGACGGCGCCAGCTTTGAAATGCCGGATGCCCCAATCCATACTGTAAGCTATTTCAAGGGCTTGGAGAAAGACCTGAAAGAGTACCTGTACCGGGAGCGCACCGTAACGGTTTATGCCAACAAGCTGCTAAAACTCTATTCTCGTATCGGTGAATCCCGCGAAGCCTTCGAATTGCGGTGCCACAAGGCCGCAGAGAACCTCGAAGACGAAGCGGCGGCCAAGTTGCGCACCAAGTACGAGAAGCGTATCAAGCGCACGTCAGACATGCTGGAGAAAGCAGAAGATCGCCTCGAAGAACTTCGCGTTGATCACAGCTCCCGTAAAACGGACGAACTGCTCTCCGGTGTTGGCTCCGTACTCGGTATGTTTCTGGGTGGCCGGAAAAGCTCCCGCGGCATGGCAGCAGACCTACGCAGGGCATCTTCAAAGCGTAAACAAACGCGAACATCAAGCCAGCGGATGCAATCTGCTTCTAACCGGGTAGAAGAGAAAGCGGAAGAACTGGAGGATCTGGAAAACGAATTGGCAGATGAGTTGCTCGCGCTGGACCTCGAATGGGAAGAAAAAGGCCAGGCTATCGAAGATCTGGAGATCGGCCTTGAAAAGACAGACATCACGATAGATGATGTGGCGCTGGTCTGGGTGCCGGTAAAGGACTAAACAAATCAATCCTTGCGGATTTTTTTGTTTAGCGTTGAAGGTTTAAGGTTGCTGGTTTAAGGTTTTTGAGGCTTTAGATGCAGTACACGACATACACCTTCAACTTTTAACCTTCAACTTTTAACTAAAAAAGGGCTGCTCAAATCGAGCAGCCCTTTTTTAATTTGAACTTGATCGGTATCCACTTACATCGCTAGTGGATATGAGCAGATTTCAGCTTTGGATCCAACTCCAAA
This window encodes:
- a CDS encoding DUF1223 domain-containing protein, producing MRTGLLLAGVVLVLLLVVVITGAGFAPKVFSGTFTAPETVHGPVVVELFTSQGCSSCPPADKYLKSLAQSPEWQAHVIPLSFHVDYWNYLGWKDPFSDAAWTERQGDYVTALGGATLYTPQMVIHGHEDVVGSRFAQVEKVINARAKDARSHQAKLAVTRLIRDKDKLSGTVHLTGKIPRSRAPYALIAIAFQKELSTDVPRGENAGKTLQNDFVVRNLALVTKLQQTKKLDQQASFEVALDASMDPERMGIAILVQHTRTMEIIGATAHF
- a CDS encoding hybrid sensor histidine kinase/response regulator, whose translation is MDDTSPQGKQQFNIPSSARSLLKDEFADTFNTLQEHCAFLDERIDTLSSKLVSLEKVLAEERGVRTSLEQALAAEKVKTRAAEEVRSQFLDNMSHELRTPLNGILGMTQLLLDMPINFEIKDCAQSIHESGQLLEHVISHLLDYSRLLQGDFPLQSDTFHLLEQIEAVVQQHAITAFQKGLDLELQLEKELLCVIQADQHRFRQVITLVLQNALKFTASGQVQVAACIQGVDDEAMYHLRITDTGIGIEEHLLPLVYEPFWQAERSYARTYGGLGLGLSLCQQLVHHMGGSISMTSQPAAGTSVTVKLPINILETLDVNPTSETASLGSIGLYNLQNGHGESIANYLKWLNLVPLWLDPAEFDTDTAASCGLIIHPYQGDNRASEDPLCQFYNQSHTAPPPLRMGVLAHKQEIPRKEKKAFDLFIQQPVLFTQLQETLAYAGTLQTRQSTAAYDAPALTGTTEVQSILLIEPNKINQKILSYMLQSLDMHVDVLESLDPSQIPEGHDSYRAVLINTMISPTPSIELLHELSQQSKLQGISCIIGIRGKNAGADPATFLQAGISRFLTLPTSIDAVRTLIMGD
- a CDS encoding Nramp family divalent metal transporter encodes the protein MQTSTVPPTTPSRLASLVSRYGPALFMIGATIGTGSVSSLVVAGAEQGTSLLWALIPSCFFYWALLTSMSRLTLASGQTFVQAVTQQIGRPAGFYLVLAIVIGQFSSNIGVLGIVAEAFASWIDGSFLLSAFFWSSLIYLMIFFGKYSLFEKILTVLVTILGFSFIVNFAIIKPSFSTIASGLLPSMPAEGAMVAAAMVGTTLAGSIMIMRSYVVADKGWTVADLPHERKDATVSAILIFVISGIIMACAAATLYAQGIQVEKAIDMAYTLLPIAGSFAATLFVIGIVAAGLSSAFPNALVSIWTISDYFNLGRDPAQLHFRLIALVYCGAGLIAPLAGGRPVLIQIASLAIQAVFMPVLVLFMWMLLNRSSIVKNYTNTRTMNVIFGIAFLFTTFMAIQGIKGLLALL
- a CDS encoding DUF87 domain-containing protein; the protein is MAKQIEIPKGRLYMGGSPDKGMEEPVFIKSSNLTTHGVIVGMTGSGKTGLGIILLEELLLSGRPTLILDPKGDMGNLLLTFPKLSGGEFKPWISESEAKKEGVSVDELADKTAGFWKKGLAGWGITEDRIAALHKKADFSLYTPGSTAGIPLNIVGSLKAPKKASHVELMRDEIEGFVTSLLALVGVQGDAISSREHILLANLIEHAWKNGQDLDLPSLVGQIQDPPLRKLGVIDIDSFFPQKDRRKLALKINGLLASPSFATWMEGPALDIDKLLYTEDGKPKAAILSMAHLSDEERQFVVTLVLSKMITWMRTQPGSDDLKALIYMDEVFGFVPPTKAPPSKKPILTILKQARAFGLGMVLSTQNPVDIDYKALSNTGTWMIGRLQTERDKARLMDGLSAADGGTDTKEIERLISGLGKRQFMLHSTKGSGPQLFGTRWAMSYLRGPMTRDEISKITADAPERNYEPEVATLASTAGSGASDSASSVMPDVAKGRATYFLHPAADWRAIKDIKSGSRTFAPAVAARVKLLYDDTKADLRHTEEWEAVIYPLSQQTSAEDAVPVDYDDRDLVPDAPDGASFEMPDAPIHTVSYFKGLEKDLKEYLYRERTVTVYANKLLKLYSRIGESREAFELRCHKAAENLEDEAAAKLRTKYEKRIKRTSDMLEKAEDRLEELRVDHSSRKTDELLSGVGSVLGMFLGGRKSSRGMAADLRRASSKRKQTRTSSQRMQSASNRVEEKAEELEDLENELADELLALDLEWEEKGQAIEDLEIGLEKTDITIDDVALVWVPVKD